The genomic DNA AAGCAGGCCTGGGTCACTAGCGGTAACGGCATCTTCATGACCGAAGACGTTTCGGCAAAGGTTCCTCTCTGGAAGTTCATGTCTAAGGGCATCGAAGAGACTGTGCCGCTCGACATCGTGAGCATTCCGGGAGGCCCGCTGGTCACCGCCATCGGTGACTACGACGGCGCAGTCTATACGGACATCAAGCAGAGCGCCCAGCGCCACAAGCCGACCATCGGCACGACCGAAAGCATGGGTTACGCTCCGCTCACCGGAAGCTTGGTTCGCACAGGCGTGATTACCGTTTACGGCAAGTACGATTCGCAGAACTTCAACGTGATGTACCGCAGCGACGACATGGGCAAGACTTGGGACAGCGTGAAGACCACGCTCAAGGGCCCGAAGGGCTTGGTGGTACTTTCTGCTGACGGCAAAATCATGTTGCACCGTCCAGACCAGGGCGCCACCGTTTACCGATCCGACGACAATGGCGCCTCTTGGACCGCTGTTGAAACGGGCACGCAGACAAACTATTCCCGCATCGTCGCAGACCCGGTGGACCCCAAAACGTTCTACGTCATGGGCGGCATGGGTTCGCTTTACAGATCTATCGACGGAGGCAAGACTTTTGCTGAATCCGAAGCCCGTTTGCAGAACGAACAGGCCGGCGAATACTACAACGGCGGCGGACTCATCCGCACCGTTCCTAAGAGAGAAGGACATCTGTGGGTACCGATGGACCAAGCACAAGTCTGGCAGCCCAAGGGATTCACCGAATACGGACTTGCCTACACAGAAGACGGCGGCAAGAGCTGGAACCGTTGCGAAGGCGCTTCAACCGCAATCGCCGTGGGTATCGGCAAAGCTAAGGAAGGAGCCGACTACGAGACCATCTTTATCTGGGGAGCCGCAAAGTCTGGCGATCCGATTGGCATCTATCGCAGTACAGACAAGTGCAAGACTTTTGAACGCGTCAATGACGACATGCACCAGTTCGGCGGTCCGGGTAACGGAAACTTCGTGCAGGGCGACATGAACACCTTCGGCGTCGTCTACATGAGCACCGTGGGCCGTGGCACCATCGTGGGCGCTCCGGAAGGCACTGAATTTGTCGAAGTTCCGCCCACCGGCCTCAACAAGGTAGCACTCAACATTGGCAAGGCAACACTCACGCAGCAGAATAAAACTTTGCAGGTGAACGTCCCGAGCGAAAGCAAGCTAGAAGTTATCGCACTGAACGGCAAGACGCTCCTCACTGCAGACGTGAACGGCAACAGAAGCGTAAGCCTCAAAAAGCTCCCGAACGGCAAGTACATCGCAAAGGTTGTCGGCGCTAACGGCAAGTTGCTCTTGAAAAAAGCGATTGCGATTAAATAGGTTTCAATAATCATCAATCCCACACTTAAAAAGGCTAGAGTCCAAAGCGAATGCTTGCAAACTCTGGCCTTTCTTTTTTGCTATGTTGTTAGGCGATGCAAGAACTGACGTTTAAAATTATTGCGCGAATTAAAAGCGATTTCCGTGAAAAGTTTGGCATTCCGCGACAGAGCGGGCTTGTGCAGAACTTGCGTTCCACAATACGCTTTGAACCGGAATATCGCAATGCCGATGCACTCCGCGGTCTTGAGGGCTTTAGCCACTTGTGGATTATGTGGATTTTTTCGGAAAACATCCGCAGCACATGGAGCCCAACCGTGCGCCCGCCTAGACTCGGCGGGAACAAGCGTCTCGGAGTTTTTGCCACACGTTCAAGTTTCCGCCCGAATCCAGTGGCACTTTCTTGCGTGAAGATTGAAGCCATCAACCTCGACGGTCCTGAAGGTCCTGAAATCGTTGTGAGCGGCGCAGACCTCATGGACGGCACCCCGATTGTAGACATCAAGCCGTACCTCCCCTACACGGACGCGCATCCCGAAGCGGTCGGCGGTTTTGCAGACGCCGTGAAGCAGAACAAAGTACACGTCAAGAATCCCGAAGTACTTGCAAAGCTGAGTGAAGAAAAACGCACCGCTCTGATAAAAGTCTTGGAGCAGGACCCGCGCCCCGCTTACCAGAACGATCCCGAGCGCGTTTATGGTTTCCCGTTCGCCGAATTTGAAGTCAAGTTCAAAGTCGCAGGCGACGAGCTCGAAGTCGTGAGTATCGAATAAGTGTTTCCGCAACATTTCATTCTCAAAAAAGACTTTTTCCCAAAAACATGCTACTAAAACACGAAATTCAGCGATTTAGTAGCACAATTTTCGACTTTATATGTAGTAAAAAGGCATAAGCAACCCTGTTCGTGCTACTAATATTTCGTTTTTTGATATTTAGTAGCATATCCAACTCAAATTTCAGCGTTTACGCCCCAATTTTCAATTACTTTGTATCAAAATCATGCTACTAAAATTAAGTTTTCAATGATTTAGTAGCACATTTTAACACATTTCACTCTTTTTTCCATAAAAAAAACACAAGGAAAGAGCCCCGTGAAAATCACGGAGCCCTTAGCATTGAGGAGAACTTATTATTGTAAATTCACGCGCTGCACAATGTATGATGACGAAGTCATCACACTCATCATATAAACGCCCGCAGGTACTTTTCGCTTAGAGATCAAAACATTACTCAATCCCGAGCTCAATAAGCGACTTACACTAGCCACCTCTGTACCGAGCACAGAATAAAGGCGAATATTCACAAAGCCAGCATTCGATAGAGAAAGCGGAACTTGTACAAAATCACCTGCATACGCCACATGACCAATCGACACAGAACGCACAGCATCCGAGAAGATAATTCCGCCTACAGTCGAACTCGAAGAAACATCAACACTCGATGAACTTTCCGCTTCTGACGAACTCGACGGCGCTTCGCTACTGCTCGATTCTGCAACAGGATCCAACTTGTTTCCAAGGACTTCAATCATCTTTTCGGCATAACGCTTGCCAAAATCGCGGTATTCCTGCGATGTAAAATGCACATTCTGTCCATCGCCAAGAGCCTGATTAAATCCTTCGGATGAAACTACATAAAAGTTTTTTGACTGTTGCGGGAGTTTAGCGATATTGTTGTTCGCGCCCTTGCTAGAGCCGCTACGCAACACTTCGCCCGCAAGGAACGGCACATCATTGCCAAGACCCAAATCCTTAATAATGTTATCGTAAACCTTTTTGACCTTGGAGGGCCATTGACCGTCACCAGCATCCGTTTCACCCTGGTGGAAGATGATCCCCTTGATGACACCATCTTCTTGAGCCTTCTTAGCCATTTCAATCAAGCGACCGTAAGGATTTCCACCATATTCATTAATGCGCTGCGTCATCCAGCTCTGCTGGGACCTAGCATAATTGGCATAGCCATCCTTGTCGAACAGTTGGATACTGCACCCGGCAACAGCCACGACGATAACACCCACCTTAATTTTAGAATCCGTCTTTTCGACCATCGTGCGGCCAAAATAGTCCGTAGGTCCAAGTTTTGCGCCCTGACAATGCGCCAACGGAGGCACTGCCGTAGCCCATTTTCCCTTGGTTTTCCCTGAACAAGAACCATTATTTGCCGCCCAGAGCACCTGGAAACGTTCGTCAACGGTCTTATCCTGACTACCGACGTCGCCCTGGCCTTCCATATTGGATTGGCCAAAAGCAAGATAAATGTGGAAATTTGGATCTGGAGCAGCATGAGCCGACACGGCAAGCCCCAAACCGAAAAACAAGCCCACGAAACGCGAGACTTTCATCTAACACTCCTTGGGGCACTGAAAATGCCCCCCAACAACTATCTGAAATATATTTTCGATTATCCCTTTTATGTTAAATCTTTGGAAAATCGCGTTGTAGGGTTCTGCAACATCAATTTTTTTATTTATATTCCAACTAAAAGAGGATTTTTATGACAATCAAAATTTTGGCAACCCTTGCTGCAGCCGCTATGCTCGTCGCTTGCGGTGATGATACATCGACCACCCCTCCGTCCAAAGCACAGCAGTGCTCCACCGGGCTTTCCGCAGATTGCCTTATGGGCACCTGGAGCATCAACGGACCGACCGTTACAAGAACCGTTGAAGGAGAAGTCGTATCCCTCATCGACCCGAGCCACGACTTAACCGCAAACCCGGCAACACTCAAGTTCTATGTCGATGCCAAAAACGTCAATAAATTTGAATTCGTCAACTCCAGCTTAAGCAAGGCAGATTGCATTACCGGCACAGGAAAGACCTATGGCGATTGGAGCATCGCAGGCACTTCGCTCACGCTCGTGGCCAAAATCGGCAACGAATGCATGGCAAAGAGCACCATCTCGGTCACCCCCACCATCGCTGTCAACGGCAACCAAGTCACATTAACACTCCCCTCCATTTTCTTCATGGAACCGGAAATGAAGCAATCCGACGCTGTTGAAAAGCAGACTGCAAGCGAAGTCTACAAGTTCGAAACAGCCAATTAAGCACGCCAGCGGTTGCGTTCGTACTCACGCAACTGCTCTAATGCGGCAGACAAATTTTGTTCGAAGTGCGAGTCCTTGCGGCTCGCCTTTTTTGTTGTTCGCACAGTTGTCTGCACAGTATTTAACGCCTGTTCCACACGTTTAGCAAAAACGGGAACAGTCTCGCCGGGAGCCCGATTGAAGCCCAAGCGAGCAAGTCTTTTTTCAGCATCATCAAGGAGCGCAATCCATTGGGCAGCACTCTTCGAAACATTTTGTTGA from Fibrobacter sp. UWB13 includes the following:
- a CDS encoding 1,4-beta-glucanase, translated to MFGKISIIGIAALALATTANAEKYEWGNVRFDGGGFVSAVMFHPKAENLLYARTDVGGIYRFDFQNKTWIPLMDFISENDKGLYGTEAFALDPNDPKRIYVLAGTGYFSKGRTAVLRSEDFGATWDTSYVEMLAHGNGMGRQTGEKLAVDPNKGNIIFCGSRTKGLYKSTDYGKTWTSAYKVALSTATESSLNGVNGISFVMFDESQGKNADGSTKTIYIGISETKDNLQVSHDGGATWEVIKGVPTGLMPHRAKIVDGDMYVTFADGPGPYNIASGGFYKYNIAGGTWTDLTPSDSVEHEGSTTKSYEKDKSSYGGVAIDPKDKNHIVISTLGKYTGRHVTKDEKENYGDRIYATTDGGKTWNHGQHYNDIPNIDANGTDWIPGNAIHWAGSLEINPFNNKQAWVTSGNGIFMTEDVSAKVPLWKFMSKGIEETVPLDIVSIPGGPLVTAIGDYDGAVYTDIKQSAQRHKPTIGTTESMGYAPLTGSLVRTGVITVYGKYDSQNFNVMYRSDDMGKTWDSVKTTLKGPKGLVVLSADGKIMLHRPDQGATVYRSDDNGASWTAVETGTQTNYSRIVADPVDPKTFYVMGGMGSLYRSIDGGKTFAESEARLQNEQAGEYYNGGGLIRTVPKREGHLWVPMDQAQVWQPKGFTEYGLAYTEDGGKSWNRCEGASTAIAVGIGKAKEGADYETIFIWGAAKSGDPIGIYRSTDKCKTFERVNDDMHQFGGPGNGNFVQGDMNTFGVVYMSTVGRGTIVGAPEGTEFVEVPPTGLNKVALNIGKATLTQQNKTLQVNVPSESKLEVIALNGKTLLTADVNGNRSVSLKKLPNGKYIAKVVGANGKLLLKKAIAIK
- the tsaA gene encoding tRNA (N6-threonylcarbamoyladenosine(37)-N6)-methyltransferase TrmO gives rise to the protein MQELTFKIIARIKSDFREKFGIPRQSGLVQNLRSTIRFEPEYRNADALRGLEGFSHLWIMWIFSENIRSTWSPTVRPPRLGGNKRLGVFATRSSFRPNPVALSCVKIEAINLDGPEGPEIVVSGADLMDGTPIVDIKPYLPYTDAHPEAVGGFADAVKQNKVHVKNPEVLAKLSEEKRTALIKVLEQDPRPAYQNDPERVYGFPFAEFEVKFKVAGDELEVVSIE
- a CDS encoding sialate O-acetylesterase, translated to MKVSRFVGLFFGLGLAVSAHAAPDPNFHIYLAFGQSNMEGQGDVGSQDKTVDERFQVLWAANNGSCSGKTKGKWATAVPPLAHCQGAKLGPTDYFGRTMVEKTDSKIKVGVIVVAVAGCSIQLFDKDGYANYARSQQSWMTQRINEYGGNPYGRLIEMAKKAQEDGVIKGIIFHQGETDAGDGQWPSKVKKVYDNIIKDLGLGNDVPFLAGEVLRSGSSKGANNNIAKLPQQSKNFYVVSSEGFNQALGDGQNVHFTSQEYRDFGKRYAEKMIEVLGNKLDPVAESSSSEAPSSSSEAESSSSVDVSSSSTVGGIIFSDAVRSVSIGHVAYAGDFVQVPLSLSNAGFVNIRLYSVLGTEVASVSRLLSSGLSNVLISKRKVPAGVYMMSVMTSSSYIVQRVNLQ